Genomic window (Tautonia rosea):
GGTCGGCCGCAGGCTCGTCCCAGATATTGGGGTAGATCCCCTCCTCCACCATCGCTCCGGGGTCGAACCGGCCCCAGAGGCGTGCGTCGTCGATCGCGTCGAGGGCCTCGGCCAGCCGCCGGACATCGTCGGGCCGGAGAAGGCGGATACCACTGTCGTCCTCGCCGATCGGCTCGCCACCGACGAGCAGGAAATCAAGCGGTGGTTCGCCGCCGATACCCGAGCCGTTCAGAAGGTAATGCAGACCGTGCCACGACTTTTGCAGGTCGACCGAGGGCCTCGAATCGTCGTCGAGGATCGCCCCGACCGACTCGGGCTCGACGAGCAGCCGGAGCAGATTGTCCTGGTCGACCGCCATCAGGTCGCAATACATCCCCATGAGTCGCACTCTCGCGGTCAACGCCCTGCCGGCCGGGGCCGGACGATGAGCAGGTTGGCGTCGTACGTCACAATCCCAAGCATGATGGCCGACAGCACACGGTCCATTCCTTGCACGTAATAATGGTCGGCCGCCAAGGGGTTGGGCCAGAGGGGGTCGGCCAGCAACACATCTCGCGTTTTATGATCATATCCGCAAAGGACGACAAAATGTCCGGCCGGTTCGCCGCGAATGTCGTCGTGATCCGACTTCGGGCCGTATTCGCGGGGCATGCGATAAAGGTACGTCGCCGACAATCCGGTGAGAATCGGCACTTGCCGCTGCAGGTAGTGCCGAATCAAGGCCCCGTTCAGGTCGCGCATGCGGATGCGACCTCCAAGGCGGAGGAATTCCAGATACGCCCCGGTGGCGATCCGAAGCTTCGGGTTCTCCTTCTTCGCTGCCTGGGCTCGAAGTTTCTCGGCCAGGTGCGGGGCCTCCGACGTGAACCAGGTGGGGTCGAAGGTGCGCAGATCGTAGGTGTAAAGGGTCGCCTCGTAGCCCCGCTTGAGCGCATGATTGCCGAGCAAAACGGCCAAGGTGCCCCCGCCTTCAAGCTGCGGGATTTCCCGGATGACCTGTTCCAAAGGGATCTCGTCGCCGAAGTAGCTGTACACGGCATCAAGGCACGTCGGCCCGCAGGTC
Coding sequences:
- a CDS encoding YfbM family protein gives rise to the protein MGMYCDLMAVDQDNLLRLLVEPESVGAILDDDSRPSVDLQKSWHGLHYLLNGSGIGGEPPLDFLLVGGEPIGEDDSGIRLLRPDDVRRLAEALDAIDDARLWGRFDPGAMVEEGIYPNIWDEPAADLREEYTGYFRDLKAFLHQASDDGMAVVITIA